One Neovison vison isolate M4711 chromosome 2, ASM_NN_V1, whole genome shotgun sequence genomic window carries:
- the TARS2 gene encoding threonine--tRNA ligase, mitochondrial isoform X2 encodes MGFYQRWRRLRLPGLQTCVLHTAAVPTPPHWLTERLGLFEELWTAQVKRLASMAQKEQRTIKISLPGGQKVDAVAWNTTPYQLAQQISSTLADTAVAAQVNGELYDLERPLETDSDLRFLTFSSAEGKAVFWHSSTHVLGAAAEQLLGAVLCRGPSTEYGFYHDFFLGKERTVRGSELPALERICQELTAAAQPFRRLEVSQDQLRQLFKDNPFKLRLIEEKVTGPMATVYGCGMLVDLCRGPHLRHTGQIGGLKLLTNSSSLWRSSGAPETLQRVSGISFPTAKELRAWEEWKEEAELRDHRRIGKAQELFFFHELSPGSCFFLPRGTRVYNALVAFIKAEYTRRGFSEVKTPMLFSTKLWELSGHWEHYQEDMFALQPPGSDRLASSLSDHSASRPTDTLALKPMNCPAHCLMFAHRPRSWRELPLRLADFGALHRAEASGSLGGLTRLRCFQQDDAHIFCAPDQLEAEIRGCLDFLRSVYAVLGFSFRLALSTRPSGFLGEPCLWDQAEQVLQRALEEFGEPWDLNPGDGAFYGPKIDVHLHDALGRPHQCGTIQLDFQLPLRFDLRYKGQAGVLERPVLIHRAVLGSVERILGVLAESCGGKWPLWLSPFQVLVIPVGTEQEEYAREVQQRLQAAGLVCDLDADSGLTLSRRVRRAQLAHYNFQFVVGQKEQSERAVNIRTRDNRRLGKRDLTDAVQRLLELQNTRAADAEAVF; translated from the exons ATGGGGTTTTATCAGAGGTGGCGGCGGCTCCGGCTCCCAGGCTTGCAAACATGCGTGCTGCACACG GCAGCTGTGCCGACCCCTCCACACTGGTTGACAGAGCGGCTTGGCCTTTTTGAGGAGCTATGGACTGCTCAGGTAAAGAGGTTAGCAAGCATGGCACAGAAGGAGCAGCGGACTATTAAGATATCCCTCCCTGGAGGCCAAAAAGTGGATGCTGTGGCATGGAACACAACGCCTTACCAACTAGCCCAGCAGATCAG TTCAACACTGGCAGATACTGCAGTGGCTGCTCAAGTGAATGGAGAACTTTATGATCTGGAGCGGCCCTTGGAGACAGATTCTGACCTCAGGTTTCTAAcattcagttctgcagagggCAAGGCA GTGTTCTGGCACTCCAGCACCCATGTCCTGGGGGCAGCAGCTGAACAGCTCCTTGGTGCTGTCCTCTGCCGAGGTCCAAGTACAGAATATGGCTTCTACCATGATTTCTTCCTGGGAAAGGAGCG GACAGTCCGGGGCTCAGAGCTGCCTGCTTTGGAGCGGATTTGCCAGGAACTCACAGCTGCCGCTCAACCTTTCCGGAGGCTAGAGGTGTCTCAGGATCAGCTTCGCCAGCTGTTCAAG GATAACCCCTTTAAGCTTCGCCTGATTGAGGAGAAAGTGACAGGTCCAATGGCAACAGTATACGG GTGTGGCATGCTGGTTGATCTTTGCCGGGGCCCCCACCTTCGGCATACTGGACAGATTGGAGGACTGAAGCTGCTAACG AACTCCTCATCCCTGTGGAGGTCTTCAGGTGCCCCAGAGACACTGCAGCGGGTGTCAGGGATCTCCTTCCCCACAGCAAAGGAGCTGAGGGCCtgggaagaatggaaggaagaagcagagttACGGGACCACCGGCGCAttgggaag GCACAGGAGCTCTTCTTCTTCCATGAACTGAGCCCTGGGAGCTGCTTCTTCCTGCCTCGAGGGACAAGGGTGTATAACGCACTGGTGGCTTTTATCAAG GCCGAGTATACCCGCCGTGGCTTCTCAGAAGTGAAAACTCCCATGCTGTTTTCTACGAAACTCTGGGAGCTTTCAGGACACTGGGAACATTACCAGGAAGATATGTTTGCCCTGCAGCCCCCAGGCTCTGACAGGCTCGCAAGCTCCCTGAGTGACCACTCTGCCAGCCGTCCCACAGACACACTTGCCCTCAAGCCCATGAACTGCCCTGCACACTG CCTGATGTTCGCTCATCGGCCCAGATCCTGGCGAGAGCTGCCTCTGCGACTGGCCGACTTCGGGGCCCTACACCGGGCCGAGGCCTCTGGCAGTCTAGGGGGACTGACCCGGCTGCGGTGCTTCCAGCAGGACGATGCTCACATCTTCTGTGCACCAGATCAG CTTGAAGCAGAGATCCGAGGCTGTCTTGATTTCCTCCGTTCTGTCTATGCTGTCCTTGGCTTCTCTTTCCGCCTGGCACTATCCACCCGGCCCTCTGGCTTCCTGGGAGAGCCTTGCCTTTGGGACCAGGCTGAGCAG GTCCTTCAGAGGGCCTTGGAAGAATTTGGAGAACCCTGGGACCTCAACCCTGGAGATGGGGCATTCTATGGGCCTAAG ATTGATGTGCACCTCCACGATGCCCTGGGTCGGCCCCATCAGTGCGGGACAATCCAGCTTGACTTCCAGCTGCCCCTGAGATTTGACCTCCGGTACAAGGG GCAGGCGGGTGTCCTGGAGCGTCCAGTCCTCATTCACCGAGCAGTGCTAGGTTCTGTGGAAAGGATATTGGGAGTGCTGGCGGAAAGCTGTGGAGGAAAATG GCCATTGTGGCTGTCCCCATTCCAGGTGCTGGTCATCCCTGTGGGAACCGAGCAAGAGGAATATGCCAGGGAG gtacagcagaggctgcaggctgcaggtcTGGTCTGTGACCTGGATGCTGACTCAGGACTGACCCTCAGCCGGAGAGTCCGCCGGGCTCAGCTTGCCCACTACAATTTTCAGTTCG TGGTTGGCCAGaaagagcagagtgagagagcagtgaACATTCGGACTCGAGATAACCGCCGACTCGGGAAGCGGGACTTGACTGATGCTGTGCAGCGGCTGCTGGAGCTCCAGAACACCAGGGCCGCAGATGCTGAGGCAGTGTTCTGA
- the TARS2 gene encoding threonine--tRNA ligase, mitochondrial isoform X4 produces the protein MGFYQRWRRLRLPGLQTCVLHTVREAAVPTPPHWLTERLGLFEELWTAQVKRLASMAQKEQRTIKISLPGGQKVDAVAWNTTPYQLAQQIRTVRGSELPALERICQELTAAAQPFRRLEVSQDQLRQLFKDNPFKLRLIEEKVTGPMATVYGCGMLVDLCRGPHLRHTGQIGGLKLLTNSSSLWRSSGAPETLQRVSGISFPTAKELRAWEEWKEEAELRDHRRIGKAQELFFFHELSPGSCFFLPRGTRVYNALVAFIKAEYTRRGFSEVKTPMLFSTKLWELSGHWEHYQEDMFALQPPGSDRLASSLSDHSASRPTDTLALKPMNCPAHCLMFAHRPRSWRELPLRLADFGALHRAEASGSLGGLTRLRCFQQDDAHIFCAPDQLEAEIRGCLDFLRSVYAVLGFSFRLALSTRPSGFLGEPCLWDQAEQVLQRALEEFGEPWDLNPGDGAFYGPKIDVHLHDALGRPHQCGTIQLDFQLPLRFDLRYKGQAGVLERPVLIHRAVLGSVERILGVLAESCGGKWPLWLSPFQVLVIPVGTEQEEYAREVQQRLQAAGLVCDLDADSGLTLSRRVRRAQLAHYNFQFVVGQKEQSERAVNIRTRDNRRLGKRDLTDAVQRLLELQNTRAADAEAVF, from the exons ATGGGGTTTTATCAGAGGTGGCGGCGGCTCCGGCTCCCAGGCTTGCAAACATGCGTGCTGCACACGGTGCGTGAG GCAGCTGTGCCGACCCCTCCACACTGGTTGACAGAGCGGCTTGGCCTTTTTGAGGAGCTATGGACTGCTCAGGTAAAGAGGTTAGCAAGCATGGCACAGAAGGAGCAGCGGACTATTAAGATATCCCTCCCTGGAGGCCAAAAAGTGGATGCTGTGGCATGGAACACAACGCCTTACCAACTAGCCCAGCAGATCAG GACAGTCCGGGGCTCAGAGCTGCCTGCTTTGGAGCGGATTTGCCAGGAACTCACAGCTGCCGCTCAACCTTTCCGGAGGCTAGAGGTGTCTCAGGATCAGCTTCGCCAGCTGTTCAAG GATAACCCCTTTAAGCTTCGCCTGATTGAGGAGAAAGTGACAGGTCCAATGGCAACAGTATACGG GTGTGGCATGCTGGTTGATCTTTGCCGGGGCCCCCACCTTCGGCATACTGGACAGATTGGAGGACTGAAGCTGCTAACG AACTCCTCATCCCTGTGGAGGTCTTCAGGTGCCCCAGAGACACTGCAGCGGGTGTCAGGGATCTCCTTCCCCACAGCAAAGGAGCTGAGGGCCtgggaagaatggaaggaagaagcagagttACGGGACCACCGGCGCAttgggaag GCACAGGAGCTCTTCTTCTTCCATGAACTGAGCCCTGGGAGCTGCTTCTTCCTGCCTCGAGGGACAAGGGTGTATAACGCACTGGTGGCTTTTATCAAG GCCGAGTATACCCGCCGTGGCTTCTCAGAAGTGAAAACTCCCATGCTGTTTTCTACGAAACTCTGGGAGCTTTCAGGACACTGGGAACATTACCAGGAAGATATGTTTGCCCTGCAGCCCCCAGGCTCTGACAGGCTCGCAAGCTCCCTGAGTGACCACTCTGCCAGCCGTCCCACAGACACACTTGCCCTCAAGCCCATGAACTGCCCTGCACACTG CCTGATGTTCGCTCATCGGCCCAGATCCTGGCGAGAGCTGCCTCTGCGACTGGCCGACTTCGGGGCCCTACACCGGGCCGAGGCCTCTGGCAGTCTAGGGGGACTGACCCGGCTGCGGTGCTTCCAGCAGGACGATGCTCACATCTTCTGTGCACCAGATCAG CTTGAAGCAGAGATCCGAGGCTGTCTTGATTTCCTCCGTTCTGTCTATGCTGTCCTTGGCTTCTCTTTCCGCCTGGCACTATCCACCCGGCCCTCTGGCTTCCTGGGAGAGCCTTGCCTTTGGGACCAGGCTGAGCAG GTCCTTCAGAGGGCCTTGGAAGAATTTGGAGAACCCTGGGACCTCAACCCTGGAGATGGGGCATTCTATGGGCCTAAG ATTGATGTGCACCTCCACGATGCCCTGGGTCGGCCCCATCAGTGCGGGACAATCCAGCTTGACTTCCAGCTGCCCCTGAGATTTGACCTCCGGTACAAGGG GCAGGCGGGTGTCCTGGAGCGTCCAGTCCTCATTCACCGAGCAGTGCTAGGTTCTGTGGAAAGGATATTGGGAGTGCTGGCGGAAAGCTGTGGAGGAAAATG GCCATTGTGGCTGTCCCCATTCCAGGTGCTGGTCATCCCTGTGGGAACCGAGCAAGAGGAATATGCCAGGGAG gtacagcagaggctgcaggctgcaggtcTGGTCTGTGACCTGGATGCTGACTCAGGACTGACCCTCAGCCGGAGAGTCCGCCGGGCTCAGCTTGCCCACTACAATTTTCAGTTCG TGGTTGGCCAGaaagagcagagtgagagagcagtgaACATTCGGACTCGAGATAACCGCCGACTCGGGAAGCGGGACTTGACTGATGCTGTGCAGCGGCTGCTGGAGCTCCAGAACACCAGGGCCGCAGATGCTGAGGCAGTGTTCTGA
- the TARS2 gene encoding threonine--tRNA ligase, mitochondrial isoform X1, whose product MGFYQRWRRLRLPGLQTCVLHTVREAAVPTPPHWLTERLGLFEELWTAQVKRLASMAQKEQRTIKISLPGGQKVDAVAWNTTPYQLAQQISSTLADTAVAAQVNGELYDLERPLETDSDLRFLTFSSAEGKAVFWHSSTHVLGAAAEQLLGAVLCRGPSTEYGFYHDFFLGKERTVRGSELPALERICQELTAAAQPFRRLEVSQDQLRQLFKDNPFKLRLIEEKVTGPMATVYGCGMLVDLCRGPHLRHTGQIGGLKLLTNSSSLWRSSGAPETLQRVSGISFPTAKELRAWEEWKEEAELRDHRRIGKAQELFFFHELSPGSCFFLPRGTRVYNALVAFIKAEYTRRGFSEVKTPMLFSTKLWELSGHWEHYQEDMFALQPPGSDRLASSLSDHSASRPTDTLALKPMNCPAHCLMFAHRPRSWRELPLRLADFGALHRAEASGSLGGLTRLRCFQQDDAHIFCAPDQLEAEIRGCLDFLRSVYAVLGFSFRLALSTRPSGFLGEPCLWDQAEQVLQRALEEFGEPWDLNPGDGAFYGPKIDVHLHDALGRPHQCGTIQLDFQLPLRFDLRYKGQAGVLERPVLIHRAVLGSVERILGVLAESCGGKWPLWLSPFQVLVIPVGTEQEEYAREVQQRLQAAGLVCDLDADSGLTLSRRVRRAQLAHYNFQFVVGQKEQSERAVNIRTRDNRRLGKRDLTDAVQRLLELQNTRAADAEAVF is encoded by the exons ATGGGGTTTTATCAGAGGTGGCGGCGGCTCCGGCTCCCAGGCTTGCAAACATGCGTGCTGCACACGGTGCGTGAG GCAGCTGTGCCGACCCCTCCACACTGGTTGACAGAGCGGCTTGGCCTTTTTGAGGAGCTATGGACTGCTCAGGTAAAGAGGTTAGCAAGCATGGCACAGAAGGAGCAGCGGACTATTAAGATATCCCTCCCTGGAGGCCAAAAAGTGGATGCTGTGGCATGGAACACAACGCCTTACCAACTAGCCCAGCAGATCAG TTCAACACTGGCAGATACTGCAGTGGCTGCTCAAGTGAATGGAGAACTTTATGATCTGGAGCGGCCCTTGGAGACAGATTCTGACCTCAGGTTTCTAAcattcagttctgcagagggCAAGGCA GTGTTCTGGCACTCCAGCACCCATGTCCTGGGGGCAGCAGCTGAACAGCTCCTTGGTGCTGTCCTCTGCCGAGGTCCAAGTACAGAATATGGCTTCTACCATGATTTCTTCCTGGGAAAGGAGCG GACAGTCCGGGGCTCAGAGCTGCCTGCTTTGGAGCGGATTTGCCAGGAACTCACAGCTGCCGCTCAACCTTTCCGGAGGCTAGAGGTGTCTCAGGATCAGCTTCGCCAGCTGTTCAAG GATAACCCCTTTAAGCTTCGCCTGATTGAGGAGAAAGTGACAGGTCCAATGGCAACAGTATACGG GTGTGGCATGCTGGTTGATCTTTGCCGGGGCCCCCACCTTCGGCATACTGGACAGATTGGAGGACTGAAGCTGCTAACG AACTCCTCATCCCTGTGGAGGTCTTCAGGTGCCCCAGAGACACTGCAGCGGGTGTCAGGGATCTCCTTCCCCACAGCAAAGGAGCTGAGGGCCtgggaagaatggaaggaagaagcagagttACGGGACCACCGGCGCAttgggaag GCACAGGAGCTCTTCTTCTTCCATGAACTGAGCCCTGGGAGCTGCTTCTTCCTGCCTCGAGGGACAAGGGTGTATAACGCACTGGTGGCTTTTATCAAG GCCGAGTATACCCGCCGTGGCTTCTCAGAAGTGAAAACTCCCATGCTGTTTTCTACGAAACTCTGGGAGCTTTCAGGACACTGGGAACATTACCAGGAAGATATGTTTGCCCTGCAGCCCCCAGGCTCTGACAGGCTCGCAAGCTCCCTGAGTGACCACTCTGCCAGCCGTCCCACAGACACACTTGCCCTCAAGCCCATGAACTGCCCTGCACACTG CCTGATGTTCGCTCATCGGCCCAGATCCTGGCGAGAGCTGCCTCTGCGACTGGCCGACTTCGGGGCCCTACACCGGGCCGAGGCCTCTGGCAGTCTAGGGGGACTGACCCGGCTGCGGTGCTTCCAGCAGGACGATGCTCACATCTTCTGTGCACCAGATCAG CTTGAAGCAGAGATCCGAGGCTGTCTTGATTTCCTCCGTTCTGTCTATGCTGTCCTTGGCTTCTCTTTCCGCCTGGCACTATCCACCCGGCCCTCTGGCTTCCTGGGAGAGCCTTGCCTTTGGGACCAGGCTGAGCAG GTCCTTCAGAGGGCCTTGGAAGAATTTGGAGAACCCTGGGACCTCAACCCTGGAGATGGGGCATTCTATGGGCCTAAG ATTGATGTGCACCTCCACGATGCCCTGGGTCGGCCCCATCAGTGCGGGACAATCCAGCTTGACTTCCAGCTGCCCCTGAGATTTGACCTCCGGTACAAGGG GCAGGCGGGTGTCCTGGAGCGTCCAGTCCTCATTCACCGAGCAGTGCTAGGTTCTGTGGAAAGGATATTGGGAGTGCTGGCGGAAAGCTGTGGAGGAAAATG GCCATTGTGGCTGTCCCCATTCCAGGTGCTGGTCATCCCTGTGGGAACCGAGCAAGAGGAATATGCCAGGGAG gtacagcagaggctgcaggctgcaggtcTGGTCTGTGACCTGGATGCTGACTCAGGACTGACCCTCAGCCGGAGAGTCCGCCGGGCTCAGCTTGCCCACTACAATTTTCAGTTCG TGGTTGGCCAGaaagagcagagtgagagagcagtgaACATTCGGACTCGAGATAACCGCCGACTCGGGAAGCGGGACTTGACTGATGCTGTGCAGCGGCTGCTGGAGCTCCAGAACACCAGGGCCGCAGATGCTGAGGCAGTGTTCTGA
- the TARS2 gene encoding threonine--tRNA ligase, mitochondrial isoform X3 produces MGFYQRWRRLRLPGLQTCVLHTVREAAVPTPPHWLTERLGLFEELWTAQVKRLASMAQKEQRTIKISLPGGQKVDAVAWNTTPYQLAQQISSTLADTAVAAQVNGELYDLERPLETDSDLRFLTFSSAEGKAVFWHSSTHVLGAAAEQLLGAVLCRGPSTEYGFYHDFFLGKERTVRGSELPALERICQELTAAAQPFRRLEVSQDQLRQLFKDNPFKLRLIEEKVTGPMATVYGCGMLVDLCRGPHLRHTGQIGGLKLLTNSSSLWRSSGAPETLQRVSGISFPTAKELRAWEEWKEEAELRDHRRIGKAQELFFFHELSPGSCFFLPRGTRVYNALVAFIKAEYTRRGFSEVKTPMLFSTKLWELSGHWEHYQEDMFALQPPGSDRLASSLSDHSASRPTDTLALKPMNCPAHCLMFAHRPRSWRELPLRLADFGALHRAEASGSLGGLTRLRCFQQDDAHIFCAPDQLEAEIRGCLDFLRSVYAVLGFSFRLALSTRPSGFLGEPCLWDQAEQVLQRALEEFGEPWDLNPGDGAFYGPKIDVHLHDALGRPHQCGTIQLDFQLPLRFDLRQAGVLERPVLIHRAVLGSVERILGVLAESCGGKWPLWLSPFQVLVIPVGTEQEEYAREVQQRLQAAGLVCDLDADSGLTLSRRVRRAQLAHYNFQFVVGQKEQSERAVNIRTRDNRRLGKRDLTDAVQRLLELQNTRAADAEAVF; encoded by the exons ATGGGGTTTTATCAGAGGTGGCGGCGGCTCCGGCTCCCAGGCTTGCAAACATGCGTGCTGCACACGGTGCGTGAG GCAGCTGTGCCGACCCCTCCACACTGGTTGACAGAGCGGCTTGGCCTTTTTGAGGAGCTATGGACTGCTCAGGTAAAGAGGTTAGCAAGCATGGCACAGAAGGAGCAGCGGACTATTAAGATATCCCTCCCTGGAGGCCAAAAAGTGGATGCTGTGGCATGGAACACAACGCCTTACCAACTAGCCCAGCAGATCAG TTCAACACTGGCAGATACTGCAGTGGCTGCTCAAGTGAATGGAGAACTTTATGATCTGGAGCGGCCCTTGGAGACAGATTCTGACCTCAGGTTTCTAAcattcagttctgcagagggCAAGGCA GTGTTCTGGCACTCCAGCACCCATGTCCTGGGGGCAGCAGCTGAACAGCTCCTTGGTGCTGTCCTCTGCCGAGGTCCAAGTACAGAATATGGCTTCTACCATGATTTCTTCCTGGGAAAGGAGCG GACAGTCCGGGGCTCAGAGCTGCCTGCTTTGGAGCGGATTTGCCAGGAACTCACAGCTGCCGCTCAACCTTTCCGGAGGCTAGAGGTGTCTCAGGATCAGCTTCGCCAGCTGTTCAAG GATAACCCCTTTAAGCTTCGCCTGATTGAGGAGAAAGTGACAGGTCCAATGGCAACAGTATACGG GTGTGGCATGCTGGTTGATCTTTGCCGGGGCCCCCACCTTCGGCATACTGGACAGATTGGAGGACTGAAGCTGCTAACG AACTCCTCATCCCTGTGGAGGTCTTCAGGTGCCCCAGAGACACTGCAGCGGGTGTCAGGGATCTCCTTCCCCACAGCAAAGGAGCTGAGGGCCtgggaagaatggaaggaagaagcagagttACGGGACCACCGGCGCAttgggaag GCACAGGAGCTCTTCTTCTTCCATGAACTGAGCCCTGGGAGCTGCTTCTTCCTGCCTCGAGGGACAAGGGTGTATAACGCACTGGTGGCTTTTATCAAG GCCGAGTATACCCGCCGTGGCTTCTCAGAAGTGAAAACTCCCATGCTGTTTTCTACGAAACTCTGGGAGCTTTCAGGACACTGGGAACATTACCAGGAAGATATGTTTGCCCTGCAGCCCCCAGGCTCTGACAGGCTCGCAAGCTCCCTGAGTGACCACTCTGCCAGCCGTCCCACAGACACACTTGCCCTCAAGCCCATGAACTGCCCTGCACACTG CCTGATGTTCGCTCATCGGCCCAGATCCTGGCGAGAGCTGCCTCTGCGACTGGCCGACTTCGGGGCCCTACACCGGGCCGAGGCCTCTGGCAGTCTAGGGGGACTGACCCGGCTGCGGTGCTTCCAGCAGGACGATGCTCACATCTTCTGTGCACCAGATCAG CTTGAAGCAGAGATCCGAGGCTGTCTTGATTTCCTCCGTTCTGTCTATGCTGTCCTTGGCTTCTCTTTCCGCCTGGCACTATCCACCCGGCCCTCTGGCTTCCTGGGAGAGCCTTGCCTTTGGGACCAGGCTGAGCAG GTCCTTCAGAGGGCCTTGGAAGAATTTGGAGAACCCTGGGACCTCAACCCTGGAGATGGGGCATTCTATGGGCCTAAG ATTGATGTGCACCTCCACGATGCCCTGGGTCGGCCCCATCAGTGCGGGACAATCCAGCTTGACTTCCAGCTGCCCCTGAGATTTGACCTCCG GCAGGCGGGTGTCCTGGAGCGTCCAGTCCTCATTCACCGAGCAGTGCTAGGTTCTGTGGAAAGGATATTGGGAGTGCTGGCGGAAAGCTGTGGAGGAAAATG GCCATTGTGGCTGTCCCCATTCCAGGTGCTGGTCATCCCTGTGGGAACCGAGCAAGAGGAATATGCCAGGGAG gtacagcagaggctgcaggctgcaggtcTGGTCTGTGACCTGGATGCTGACTCAGGACTGACCCTCAGCCGGAGAGTCCGCCGGGCTCAGCTTGCCCACTACAATTTTCAGTTCG TGGTTGGCCAGaaagagcagagtgagagagcagtgaACATTCGGACTCGAGATAACCGCCGACTCGGGAAGCGGGACTTGACTGATGCTGTGCAGCGGCTGCTGGAGCTCCAGAACACCAGGGCCGCAGATGCTGAGGCAGTGTTCTGA